AATCCTCTGCTCGCCCAACACACACCACCCCACGGAAGCGATCCCGATATCCAGGCCCAGCGTATACGGCTCCGCCATAAATCCCCCACGTCATTAACCAAAACGATTATAATAATCCCGTTGTAGTTTTCCGGGGTGAGAGCCGTTGCTACAATAAGGTGTCCCTTCGGGGACGACCGAATCCAACCCGGCAAGCCCTGCTTGCCGGGTTTTCCTTTTCTGGGGCGGCCTTAACGCTCCCCAACCCAGCCCGCCAGTTCATCCACCAGCACCCGCACCCGGTGCGGAACCTGGCGGTTGCTGGGGAAGACGGCGTAGATACCGAGTAACGGGACGGGGTGGTCGACGAGGATTTCTTCCAGCCGGCCGCTGGCGAGCAGGTCGGCGATGATGAAATCCGGCTGGCAGGTGATGCCCAGCCCTTGCGCGGCGGCTTCGGCAAGTACATCGCCGTTGCTGGCGCTGAGGGTCGCCGGCAGCGCCAGGGTCCGCGCCTTGCCGGCTTCGCCGAACTGCCAGGGCAACAAGCTGCCGCCACTGGTATAGCCCAGGCATTGGTGGCCGGGCAAATCTTCGGGTTTTTGCGGTCGACCGTGGCGGGCAAGATATTCCGGCGCCGCGACCACACGCATCCGTTCGCTACCGATCCGGCGCACCACATCTTGCCCGGCCAGGCGGTGGGTGATGCGAATGGCGACGTCGACACCGTCTTCGATCAGGTTGATGCGCCGGTCGCTGTAATCCATGTCGAGTGCCACCTCGGGATAGCGGCGGGCAAAGGCGAGCAGCCAGGGCGCCAGTTTTTTCAGTCCGTAACTGAGCGGCAAGCTGAGCCGGATCGGCCCGCGCAAGGCCTGCCGCTCCTCGGCCACGCCGGCTTCGGCGGCATCGACCAGATTGAGGATGACGCGGCATTTTTCCAGATAGGCGCTACCGGCTGAAGTCAGCGTCAGCCGCCGGGTGCTGCGTGCCATCAGTTTGGCACCGAGATGCTCCTCCAGCGCCGCGACCTGCCGGGTCACTACCGAACGGGCAACGTTGAGTTGCTGCGCGGCGGCGGCAAAGCTGCCGAGCTCGGCAACGCGGACAAACAGCTGCATGGCGGCGAGGCGATCCATTGTTGCTCATATAGCAATAATCATTTGCAGATTGTCTGCTATTTCGCGCCGCGATGCACGCCTAAAGTACGCCCATCGCCGCACGCTGCGGCTCACCGCTACCGAGGCTTCCCGATGCCGCTCTCTCCTGCTTCCGACACGACCACCCCGGCCCTCTTGCCGACGCTGTTCGTACCGCACGGCGCACCGACCTTCGCACTCAAGCCCGGCGCGGCGGGTGCCGCGATTGCACGCCTCGCCGACAAGCTGCCCCGACCGCGCGCAGTCATCGTGGTCAGCGCCCACTGGCAAACGCCGCTCCCGACGGTCGGCAGCGCGACGCGGCTGGAAACGATTCACGATTTTTGGGGCTTTCCCGACGAGCTTTATGCCCTGCGCTACCCAGCCAGCGGCTGCCCGGAAGCGGCGCGTGAAATCGCCGCCACCTTGAGCGCAGCCGGCGTGCCGGTGGCGCTGGACAACGAGCGCGGCCTCGACCATGGCGCCTGGGTGCCGTTACGCCTGCTCTACCCGGAGGCCGACGTGCCGGTGATTCCGCTCTCCCTGCCGCTCAGTGGCGGCCCGCAGGCTGCCTGGGAGCTCGGCCGGGCACTGGCACCGCTCAGCAAACGCGGCTTCCTGATCGTCGGCTCGGGCAGCGTTACCCATAACCTGCGCGACTACCAGATGGCCTGGCGCAACGGCGGCCAGACCCCGGCCTATGTCCGCCAGTTTGCCGATTGGGTGGACAGCCAACTGCAGGCCGGCGACACCGCCGCCTTGCTCGCCTATCGCCAGCAGGCACCGGGTGGTGCGCAAGCCCATCCCAGCGACGAGCACCTGCTGCCCCTGTTCGTCGCCTGGGGGGCAGCCCAAGCGGCCACAGCCACTCCGGCGGCCACACGTCTGCACGCCGGCATCGACGATTTCGTGATCGCGATGGATTTATGGGCCTTCGGCACCTCGCCAGAGCAGCAATCGCCAGACGCCGCCTTTTTGCCGAATTAAGGAGTTGACCGTGAATTCGCTATCCACCCCTGTTTCCCCCGCGCCGGTGCGCTACACCGCCACCGCCAAGGTCCTGCACTGGCTGCTCGCCTTGCTGATATTTGCCCTGATCGGCCTCGGCTTTTACATGCACGATCTGCCCCTGTCGCCGGAAAAACTGCAGCTGTATTCCTGGCACAAATGGGCCGGCGTCAGCGCCTTTCTGCTGGCAGTGATCCGCCTTGGCTGGCGCTTCACCCACCAACCGCCGGCGCTGCCGGCCAGCATGTCCGCCGCACAACGCCTGGCTGCACACGTCGGCCACCTTGGGCTATACGCGCTGATGCTGGCGATTCCGCTCTCGGGCTGGCTGATGAGTTCGGCCAAAGGCTTCCAGACCGTGTGGTTCGGCGTACTGCCGCTACCCGATCTGGTCGCCAAGGACAAGGCGCTCGGCGAGTTGCTGGCCACCCTGCACCTCGGCCTCAACCAGGCCCTGCTCGCCCTGCTCGCTGGTCACATCGGCGCCGCCCTCAAGCACCACTTCATCGACCGCGACGACATCCTGACCCGGATGCTGCCCGGCCGGCGCCCGCTAGCCTGATCTCTATCCCCCCACGGAGAAAACCCATGCACACCAAACTGATCACCACCGCCATCGCCACCACCCTGGCCGGCAGCCTGTTCCTCGCTCCGCTGGCCCACGCCGTCGAATACACCCAGGTGCAAGCCGACAAAAGCACGGTCCAGTTCAGCTACCAGCAGATGGGCGTCAAGATGGACGGCCGCTTCCGCAAGTTTTCCAGCCAGTTGAGTTTCGACCCGGCCAAGCCGGCCGCCGCCCGCGTCAGCTTCGAGGTCGAATTGGCCAGCGTTGACACCGGCTCGCCCGAAGCCGATCAGGAAGTCGCCGGCAAGCCGTGGTTCAACAGCGCCGCCTTCCCGGTCGCCCGCTTCGTGTCGAGCAGCGTCAAGCCGCTCGGCAACAACCGCTACGAAGTCGCCGGCAAGCTGACGATCAAGGGTAAGACACAAGACCTGACGTTCCCGGCCAGCTTCGCTGCGCCAGGTAACAACGACAAAGGCGGCGTCTTTGAAGGCGGCTTCACCCTGCGCCGTGCCGATTTTTCGATTGGTGAAGGCAGCTGGGCCAAGTTCGACATCGTGGCCAACGACATCGGCCTCAAGTTCCGCATCGCCGTGCAAGGCAAGTAAGCCCGGCAGCCAATTTTTTGCTCTTTTTCTGATTCACGTTTTACCCCCCAACCTCCAGGAGTCACACCATGCGCAAGCAAATCGCCACCCTCGTCCTCGCCCTCGCCGCTGCCGCCCCCGCGCTGGCAGCCCCGGAAACCTACGTGGTTGAAGGCACCCACACCTACCCGCGCTTTTCCTACAGCCACTTCGGCTATTCGACCCAATTGAGCCGCTTCAACAAGACCAGCGGCAAGATCGTTTTCGACAAGGCCGCCAAGACCGGCAGCGTCGATATCGTGATCGACACCACCTCGGTCGATACCGGTTTCGCCACCTTCAACGAGCACATCCAGGGCGACGACTTCCTCGCCACCGGCAAATACCCGCAAGCGACCTTCAAGTCGACCAAGGTCAATTTTGCCGGCGACAAGCCGTCGACCGTGGAAGGCCTGC
This genomic window from Dechloromonas sp. ZY10 contains:
- a CDS encoding LysR family transcriptional regulator, producing the protein MDRLAAMQLFVRVAELGSFAAAAQQLNVARSVVTRQVAALEEHLGAKLMARSTRRLTLTSAGSAYLEKCRVILNLVDAAEAGVAEERQALRGPIRLSLPLSYGLKKLAPWLLAFARRYPEVALDMDYSDRRINLIEDGVDVAIRITHRLAGQDVVRRIGSERMRVVAAPEYLARHGRPQKPEDLPGHQCLGYTSGGSLLPWQFGEAGKARTLALPATLSASNGDVLAEAAAQGLGITCQPDFIIADLLASGRLEEILVDHPVPLLGIYAVFPSNRQVPHRVRVLVDELAGWVGER
- a CDS encoding class III extradiol ring-cleavage dioxygenase gives rise to the protein MPLSPASDTTTPALLPTLFVPHGAPTFALKPGAAGAAIARLADKLPRPRAVIVVSAHWQTPLPTVGSATRLETIHDFWGFPDELYALRYPASGCPEAAREIAATLSAAGVPVALDNERGLDHGAWVPLRLLYPEADVPVIPLSLPLSGGPQAAWELGRALAPLSKRGFLIVGSGSVTHNLRDYQMAWRNGGQTPAYVRQFADWVDSQLQAGDTAALLAYRQQAPGGAQAHPSDEHLLPLFVAWGAAQAATATPAATRLHAGIDDFVIAMDLWAFGTSPEQQSPDAAFLPN
- a CDS encoding cytochrome b, with translation MNSLSTPVSPAPVRYTATAKVLHWLLALLIFALIGLGFYMHDLPLSPEKLQLYSWHKWAGVSAFLLAVIRLGWRFTHQPPALPASMSAAQRLAAHVGHLGLYALMLAIPLSGWLMSSAKGFQTVWFGVLPLPDLVAKDKALGELLATLHLGLNQALLALLAGHIGAALKHHFIDRDDILTRMLPGRRPLA
- a CDS encoding YceI family protein — protein: MHTKLITTAIATTLAGSLFLAPLAHAVEYTQVQADKSTVQFSYQQMGVKMDGRFRKFSSQLSFDPAKPAAARVSFEVELASVDTGSPEADQEVAGKPWFNSAAFPVARFVSSSVKPLGNNRYEVAGKLTIKGKTQDLTFPASFAAPGNNDKGGVFEGGFTLRRADFSIGEGSWAKFDIVANDIGLKFRIAVQGK
- a CDS encoding YceI family protein, which codes for MRKQIATLVLALAAAAPALAAPETYVVEGTHTYPRFSYSHFGYSTQLSRFNKTSGKIVFDKAAKTGSVDIVIDTTSVDTGFATFNEHIQGDDFLATGKYPQATFKSTKVNFAGDKPSTVEGLLTLKGVTKPVTLTVESFQAMPHPMLKKDAIGANAWTVVKRSEFNAGKYAPYVGDEVRIDIAVEAIKE